The nucleotide sequence CGGCACCGACTCGCTCAGAGTAGTTGCCTTTGCGGAGCAGACGGTGCACCCGACCCACAGGGAACTGGAGACCTGCCCGAGACGAACGAGACTTGGCCTTTGCGCGAGCTTTGCCTCCCTGTTTTCCGCGTCCAGACATGGCGAAGAACACAAAACTACTCGTTCGAGAAGCCTAAAAGATGCCGGGCTTTACTCTCTTTCGAAGAGCACAGGACCTGTTATACTGTCAAGCAGTAGGCTAAACGACGCTGTCCCATTGGTTCCAAGCCTCTTTCGATAAACAAGCCAATCGGAAAGTAGGACGGGCATCTAGTAATTTGCATGTGCTCCTCCCAATAGGGAAACGACTTAACGGGCTTTACCCAATCAGACCTCAGAGCTTCCTATTCTCTCATTTGAATACGCGCACTACAAGTAGAACAGACCACTTAGGCGAGGCAGCGTTGAGTTTCTCTTCTCACTTGTTGACGTCGCTTACCTTCTGCGATATGCCTGAGCCCGCCAAGTCCGCTCCCGCCCCGAAGAAGGGCTCCAAAAAGGCCGTGACCAAGGCACAGAAGAAGGATGGCAAGAAGCGCAAGCGCAGCCGCAAGGAAAGCTACTCTATCTACGTGTACAAGGTGCTGAAGCAGGTCCACCCCGACACCGGCATCTCGTCCAAGGCCATGGGCATCATGAACTCCTTCGTCAACGACATCTTCGAGCGCATCGCCGGCGAGGCGTCCCGCCTGGCGCATTACAACAAGCGCTCCACCATCACGTCCCGGGAGATCCAGACGGCCGTGCGCCTGCTGCTCCCCGGGGAGCTGGCCAAGCACGCCGTGTCCGAGGGCACCAAGGCCGTCACCAAGTACACCAGCTCCAAGTAGACTCCTTCGTGGCAGCCGAGACCTCAAAACCCTAACCCCAAGGGCTCTTTTAAGAGCCACCCACCTCCTCAAAAGAAGAGCTTTAACTTTGTGGCACGTCACTGGAATCTGCGTGTGTCTTCCTGTAACCTCTGTAACCTAGCCATCTCACCTGGGCAATCAAAGGAAGCGATAGCATTCTCCCCGACCCCGGTAGATTGGGTAGGCGGGATACACACGCCACCCCTCTCCTACCTGTGACAAGCCTTGTTCCCGCTGAGTGCATTTATATCCACCCTGCGGGGCGAGCCCCATCACACTACACTGACTTCGCTCCAAGCCAATACATAGGCCTAACCAAACATGTacggagggaaaaataaaactatacaGGGGGAAACTGCTCGAAAGCGCTGGAGAGAAATTAGGTATGGCTTTTAACAGGGCACACCAAGATGATAAACTCCAAATGTGTGTGCGACTTTAAAACAAATTTGAAGCACCGAGAAATCTGCATAGGGGAAGAGACCCTGATGAAATACCCGATAGTGAGAATCACACGAGGTAAAACACTTTCATcccaagaaattttttttggggggtggggtgtggggtgcTGGGGGTAAGTAGGAAAAAAACTGagtcaatgcagctaaaattagaaggtaCAATAGGTCGCTGGGGTAGGGGGTGtttttgaaacaagtttctcttTATCAGAGGAAcctcatatccaagatatatatgcAGCTGATTGTGATTTATAATGCCATTCCCCCacagaaaaaaaggtcaaaacacatgagcaggcagttttcaatgGAAGAAATCCGAGGTATcccacaaccacatgaaaaaaaaaatgccagagaAATGCAGATTTAAAGCAACTCTAACCATCTGTCGgactgacaaagatgacaaaagaggaaaacgagaaatgttggagggacaggtacactgatgcattgttggccCACCTGTGAATTGTTCCACAACCCCATCTCCCTGTCCCCCTGACCCCCAGTCTCTTCCCGACTCCCACTCCCTTTCCTGAAAAAGCATGTTGGGTCTGCTCCCAAGACGTCACTAAACTGTACAAAGCTTTTCGGTCCACCACACCACTATTAGGCCTCTCCCTCCAAGATCCCAGAAAGAGCTTTgttttgttaaacctgaaagtttggttgaaggaggcaaacaagctaggtatTAGAAAAATCcaggttgtttattattttcctttaaagcatagctaagctagcttacttgtacgtacaaggagcataagctctggctgtctgaacaaaggaatgagaaaactttattaaaacattatttttagcagactcaacaagcctgtgttacctcacttttatgatccccatgtatgtttagcCATGATActagaagaggattttccttcaggaatagggttgtaaagacaagagtgttggcAAGGTCAGTTAGAATATTAAGTGAGGCagtctctctcatcccttaatggctaacaggggaagGAACGTTCTTAGGCCAGTCTGGTCTAGCCTTGtggacagaggtaagggtatttcctgagcaaactttggataacaaagaagcccaggtcctggatcttcttccagttactcattaattcagggtCTGGGTCTGGtcgaaattaaaaatgatataaaatggtataaaatattcCCCAGTATGTACAAGAAGACCaacatgtgcaaaaaaaaaaatatttataacagctctttttgtccTGTCAAAGAACAGGATACAAAGGAACCGTCCACCTATTGTGGGGAAGCGgctaaataattaaataatacgAATGCAATGGAATCCTAGTATAAAAAAATGACAGGACAGTTTCAGTTTAacctgggaagggaagaaagacctCTGTGGATTTGatggagagtgaagtgagcacGACTGGCCAAAGAATCCCAGTGACATTACCAAgtgaaacaattttgaaatacttTAGAGCTCTactcaatgcaatgataaaccgTAAGACTGAAAATGAAAAAGCAGCAGCTACCAACCTTCTGTCAAAGAGCATGGAATGGAAAAGTAAACGTGGCTTAGTGAAATACTGTCAGTCTCTATAAAgtaatatatttttatgtttttaaaaatcagtagaCTCAAGGAATCAGTAGGTTACCCATCAAGGTGCTGCATGGATGGCAAATTTTTAACTCCttagagtgtgagctctttgagggcaggggtcctcttttgtttctttttgtgtcccaaatacttagcacagtgcctggcacatcttagggacttaacaaatgtttattggttgattagaTATAAAATTTGGCATTCTTTCTTATTCCCTCGGTAGAAATTGCTATTTACCCTTAAGCAACTGGCCAaagatcattttccttccttccctgtgaATCTACAAAATACTTAGATATAAACTCACTAAAACCGAGAGGTCTTTATAGTCACACAGTCATAAAGTACTTAGTTTTAGCAAAAgctttatttctatttgtatattAAATGGACTTTTGGTCCAAAGCATTTCATTATGTGTAAGGTGGTTAAATggatctaaatttttaaaatgtctgcaGTGTGATCAGCACACTTATGTGCTACCGGATTTTGATTCAGGAAAACTTATTTCTGAATATGAGTTGATCAAACTGAACAATTTGTGGACAGAGATGAATGAAAGAACCCTTTGATACAGGATTTTCATGGGAAAATGTTTCCCAATAGCAGATGACTTTCATGAAATAGACAGCCAACCACAAGACAGTTGTGGAATGACTTATTGGACCCCTACCTTATTCCAATAAGTATTTCTCAGTTCCATAAAGGTAATGGTTATTAGCAATTGTTAGTGATATAATCATCTGGTAATACACATATAGTCAATCTAGCACTGGCAACCAGTCTCAAATGACACACATATATTCTTTCATGTTTCACGTCCTCCTTTTCTTAAGTCCCTAATGCAATTCAAGTATTGGAAATTGTTAAGGGCGTAGTCAAACATGTGTGTGCAATATTCAGTTAATGTCCGTTTAAACAACAGGGTTATTATTCTGTGTGGTATTCAAAATTGTCCAATCTGTAAGAAAAAACACTGAAACAGAACGCTGATCCAATAGTCATTTATTAAAGAAACTGTTTAATGAATGgcacctcagatcttcct is from Trichosurus vulpecula isolate mTriVul1 chromosome 7, mTriVul1.pri, whole genome shotgun sequence and encodes:
- the LOC118856847 gene encoding histone H2B type 2-E, producing the protein MPEPAKSAPAPKKGSKKAVTKAQKKDGKKRKRSRKESYSIYVYKVLKQVHPDTGISSKAMGIMNSFVNDIFERIAGEASRLAHYNKRSTITSREIQTAVRLLLPGELAKHAVSEGTKAVTKYTSSK